Proteins from one Panicum virgatum strain AP13 chromosome 7K, P.virgatum_v5, whole genome shotgun sequence genomic window:
- the LOC120642939 gene encoding uncharacterized protein LOC120642939, translating into MFYTLHFNQAILDWEATHRRDSTHIPFDDVALLCALDCLLPSEEALLACNTIFLPMFHKRHWSIYAINLTLLRIDILDPNPYGPDLPHTVWQDFHKDTVQNDCGKYAFCKLAAIRLATAIQKLRPKALLRNFANFPFHYQTNCPTMAPGSNDSGFYAMIFLRSYDASDGTVTLHLDPTQSAHLRSELLHHLLFHKSNEVKNLHPEVAKMNCRNLGL; encoded by the exons ATGTTTTACACACTTCATTTCAACCAGGCCATTCTCGACTGGGAAGCTACACACCGCAGGGACAGCACGCATATACCTTTTGATGATGTCGCTCTTCTGTGCGCCCTGGACTGCCTGCTTCCTTCAGAGGAAGCACTCCTAGCATGCAACACG ATTTTCCTCCCAATGTTCCACAAACGCCATTGGTCTATTTACGCCATCAACCTCACTCTCCTACGTATCGACATCTTGGACCCAAACCCCTACGGGccggatctcccccacactgtTTGGCAGGACTTCCACAAAGACACGGTTCAAAATGACTGTGGCAAATACGCTTTTTGCAAACTTGCAGCCATTAGACTAGCCACCGCCATTCAAAAGCTGCGGCCAAAGGCATTGCTGCGAAACTTTGCCAACTTTCCGTTCCACTACCAAACCAACTGCCCCACCATGGCACCCGGGTCCAATGATAGCGGGTTTTACGCAATGATCTTTCTCAGATCATACGATGCGAGCGATGGTACTGTCACTCTACATCTGGACCCT ACCCAGTCAGCTCATCTACGTTCGGaactcctccaccacctcctcttTCACAAATCAAATGAAGTGAAGAACCTGCATCCTGAAGTTGCCAAGATGAACTGTCGCAATCTAGGACTTTAG